In Deinococcus sedimenti, a single genomic region encodes these proteins:
- a CDS encoding DivIVA domain-containing protein produces MKFTPLDVRHQEFPTRMGGYERSSVRAFLHDLADDLEQQLQLHQSTVERVTALQKDLEAQRQNEDEIRRAVIAAERISHELRENAAREAELMVSQATTERDGLMREVESRRAELEAGHQARLSALEAAFRGRFADLERDHHVLTLDRERAQAERLAELERTFSDRHAELNARLVAARQEYSQFLSGYRALVASFTELASRHAPPEETALPVARLEQLTSSAARVEAEGPPALPQSTPAAPLTGHALVTPGPSKVETDDRPLRLEAQQFL; encoded by the coding sequence GTGAAATTCACTCCCCTTGATGTGCGTCACCAGGAATTCCCCACCCGCATGGGCGGGTACGAACGAAGCAGCGTGCGGGCGTTCCTGCATGATCTGGCCGATGATCTCGAGCAGCAACTGCAGCTGCATCAGTCGACGGTGGAACGCGTCACGGCGCTGCAGAAGGACCTGGAAGCGCAGCGGCAGAATGAGGATGAGATCCGCCGAGCGGTGATCGCCGCCGAGCGGATCTCGCACGAGTTGCGGGAGAACGCGGCGCGAGAGGCGGAACTGATGGTGTCGCAGGCGACCACGGAACGCGACGGCCTGATGCGTGAGGTGGAATCCCGCCGGGCCGAGCTGGAGGCAGGGCATCAGGCGCGCCTGTCGGCGCTGGAGGCCGCGTTCCGGGGTCGTTTCGCGGATCTGGAGCGGGATCATCACGTCCTGACCCTGGACCGCGAGCGGGCGCAGGCCGAGCGGCTGGCGGAACTGGAGCGGACCTTCAGTGACCGGCACGCGGAACTGAATGCGCGTCTGGTGGCGGCGCGGCAGGAGTACTCGCAGTTCCTGAGCGGGTACCGGGCGCTGGTGGCGTCCTTCACGGAACTGGCGTCCCGGCACGCCCCGCCGGAGGAGACGGCCCTGCCGGTGGCGCGGCTGGAGCAGCTGACCTCGTCTGCGGCGCGGGTGGAGGCGGAGGGGCCGCCAGCGTTGCCTCAGTCCACACCGGCGGCCCCGCTGACCGGGCACGCGCTGGTGACGCCGGGGCCGTCGAAGGTGGAGACGGATGACCGGCCCCTGCGGCTGGAGGCGCAGCAGTTCCTGTGA
- the panD gene encoding aspartate 1-decarboxylase — translation MERIMFRAKIHRATVTQADLDYVGSITIDQDLLDAADILVNERVDIYNITNGNRLSTYALSGPRGSGVIGINGAAAHLVSPGDLVIIAAYGNYSDQEARTLEPHVVHVDARNRQIQLQPA, via the coding sequence GTGGAACGCATCATGTTCAGGGCCAAGATTCACCGCGCCACCGTCACTCAGGCCGACCTCGACTACGTCGGAAGCATCACCATCGATCAGGACCTGCTCGACGCGGCGGACATCCTCGTGAACGAACGGGTGGACATCTACAACATCACCAACGGCAACCGCCTGAGCACCTACGCCCTGAGCGGCCCGCGCGGCAGCGGCGTGATCGGCATCAACGGCGCCGCCGCGCACCTCGTGAGCCCCGGCGACCTCGTGATCATCGCCGCGTACGGCAACTACAGCGACCAGGAGGCCCGCACCCTGGAACCGCACGTCGTGCACGTGGACGCCCGCAACCGCCAGATCCAGCTGCAACCCGCCTGA
- a CDS encoding HD-GYP domain-containing protein yields the protein MPRSTIWSTLVLLGAAALLIYAAWQHHTALMAGAALAMAAATVGASGQIRLLPVLAFAVAFLISLLLPGTPLGLLDLAAALLMMAGLGFRIVQEQVSARQLHWQRNTVLALHAGSERLADARDADAIIRAGLGILDKLQVAPNLAFVAYRQGTPHILAAKGAFESFLERPIHPSGNDSRSVQADHWVAEEALALLKKPQRQHYHVAPVYGRATTHLGMLILTRTHDAFDAEEIDVVASFARLLGAQLGQWNAIRDLRDANDLTLRSLGAALEQRDDDTGGHTNRVVTMSVRLARRLGWDEDQVKALRWGAYLHDLGKLAIPDAVLHKRGALDFEERRVIQTHTTIGYDMLQDLHFLPAETLDLVRYHHERWDGTGYPSGLRGPNIPDTARLFTIVDVFDALTNARPYKPAWTRERAISEIRAQAGQQFDPQYVEAFLRMMAEHDDAHLVV from the coding sequence GTGCCCCGCTCCACCATCTGGTCGACTCTGGTGCTGCTCGGCGCTGCAGCCCTGCTGATCTACGCCGCCTGGCAGCATCACACCGCCCTGATGGCCGGAGCCGCTCTGGCCATGGCCGCCGCCACCGTCGGCGCCTCCGGTCAGATCCGCCTGCTGCCCGTCCTCGCCTTCGCCGTCGCGTTTCTGATCTCCCTGCTGCTTCCCGGCACGCCCCTGGGCCTGCTGGACCTCGCCGCGGCCCTCCTGATGATGGCCGGTCTGGGGTTCCGCATCGTGCAGGAGCAGGTGTCGGCCCGGCAACTGCACTGGCAGCGCAACACCGTCCTGGCCCTGCACGCCGGCAGCGAACGCCTCGCGGACGCCCGCGACGCCGACGCCATCATCCGCGCCGGTCTGGGCATCCTGGACAAGCTGCAGGTCGCGCCGAACCTCGCGTTCGTCGCCTACCGCCAGGGCACGCCGCACATCCTGGCCGCCAAGGGCGCCTTCGAATCCTTCCTGGAACGACCCATCCACCCCAGCGGCAACGACAGCCGCAGCGTCCAGGCGGACCACTGGGTGGCCGAGGAAGCCCTGGCCCTCTTGAAAAAACCTCAGCGGCAGCACTACCACGTGGCGCCCGTCTACGGCCGGGCCACCACCCACCTGGGCATGCTGATCCTGACCCGCACCCACGACGCCTTCGACGCGGAGGAAATCGACGTCGTGGCCTCCTTCGCCAGGTTGCTGGGCGCGCAGCTGGGCCAGTGGAACGCCATCCGGGACCTGCGCGACGCCAACGACCTGACGCTACGCTCCCTGGGCGCCGCGCTGGAACAGCGGGACGACGACACCGGCGGCCACACCAACCGCGTCGTGACCATGAGCGTCCGTCTCGCTCGCCGCCTCGGCTGGGACGAGGATCAGGTCAAGGCGCTCCGCTGGGGCGCGTACCTGCATGATCTCGGTAAACTCGCCATTCCAGACGCGGTGCTGCACAAACGCGGCGCGCTGGACTTCGAGGAACGCCGCGTCATCCAGACGCACACCACCATCGGGTATGACATGCTGCAGGACCTGCACTTCCTGCCCGCCGAGACCCTGGACCTCGTGCGTTACCACCACGAACGCTGGGACGGCACCGGGTACCCCAGTGGCCTGCGCGGGCCGAACATTCCCGACACCGCCCGCCTGTTCACCATCGTGGACGTATTCGACGCGCTGACCAACGCCCGGCCCTACAAGCCAGCCTGGACGCGCGAGCGGGCCATCAGCGAGATCCGCGCCCAGGCGGGACAGCAGTTCGATCCTCAGTACGTCGAGGCGTTCCTGCGCATGATGGCCGAACACGACGACGCTCACCTCGTGGTGTGA
- a CDS encoding Rqc2 family fibronectin-binding protein, whose protein sequence is MEGLMLARVLRDLTDQLPLRTLGWAFPDETTAALLLDGPRLGGQTNLVLSYRPPQPVVYLSRERLRGDPRSPFQRFLAARVRGDLLRAEQLKLDRVIALHFAGETGFVDQAPTRLLFEVTGRNANLLVLDEGEGFEGRIVMAAREITGSRNRFRTIRTGGRYAPPPPYEKLDPRTLTPGQAQDLRHLPVGRWRERLDGLGPLLGAELARRADLTPDSPPGEAWPQALAAVQSLVADPTVSEGVMQDGAREAARGEKAATLRKALREPLDKRLTLLRNQLADVTRAEAGLTDAARDRQEADLLMAYAHTVPTGASSVLLAAFDGSGEQPIALEPMLSAVQNAEKRYARARRREDVYLRLADREHTLRAELTEAEARVQTLDTADLATLEALSVQVQQERPEKSPYGTRFTTPSGLEALVGRNNKENATLTHRIGRSLDWWFHAQGYPGSHVLVRSGGRDLDLPDILYAARLAAANSKARGSSNVPVDYTRIKHVWKPRGAPAGQVHYTDQKTVFVDGTLPE, encoded by the coding sequence GTGGAAGGCCTGATGCTGGCGCGCGTCCTGCGCGACCTGACCGATCAGCTGCCGCTGCGCACGCTGGGCTGGGCCTTCCCCGACGAGACGACCGCCGCGCTGCTCCTCGACGGACCGCGGCTGGGCGGACAGACCAACCTGGTGCTGTCCTACCGCCCGCCGCAACCCGTGGTGTACCTGTCGCGCGAGCGGCTGCGCGGCGACCCCCGCAGTCCCTTCCAGCGCTTCCTGGCCGCGCGGGTCCGGGGGGACCTGCTGCGCGCCGAGCAGCTGAAACTCGACCGGGTGATCGCGCTGCACTTCGCGGGCGAGACCGGCTTCGTGGACCAGGCCCCCACCCGACTGCTGTTCGAGGTGACGGGCCGCAACGCCAACCTCCTCGTGCTGGACGAGGGCGAGGGCTTCGAGGGCCGCATCGTCATGGCCGCGCGCGAGATCACCGGCAGCCGCAACCGCTTCCGCACCATCCGCACCGGGGGCCGGTACGCGCCCCCACCGCCCTACGAGAAACTCGACCCGCGCACCCTGACCCCCGGACAGGCGCAGGACCTGCGGCACCTGCCGGTCGGACGATGGCGCGAGCGGCTCGACGGCCTGGGGCCCCTGCTGGGCGCAGAACTCGCCCGCCGGGCCGACCTCACCCCCGACAGCCCGCCCGGCGAGGCGTGGCCCCAGGCCCTGGCCGCCGTGCAGTCCCTGGTCGCCGACCCCACCGTCAGCGAGGGCGTCATGCAGGACGGCGCGCGCGAGGCCGCCCGGGGCGAGAAGGCCGCCACGCTGCGCAAGGCGCTGCGCGAACCGCTCGACAAGCGCCTGACCCTGCTGCGCAACCAGCTCGCGGACGTCACCCGCGCCGAGGCGGGCCTCACGGACGCCGCCCGCGACCGCCAGGAAGCGGACCTGCTCATGGCCTACGCCCACACGGTCCCCACCGGCGCCAGCAGCGTACTGCTTGCGGCCTTCGACGGCAGCGGCGAGCAGCCCATTGCCCTGGAACCCATGCTGAGCGCCGTGCAGAACGCCGAGAAACGCTACGCCCGCGCCCGCCGCCGCGAGGACGTGTACCTGCGCCTCGCCGACCGCGAGCACACCCTGCGCGCCGAACTGACCGAGGCGGAGGCGCGCGTGCAGACCCTCGACACCGCCGACCTCGCCACCCTGGAAGCCCTGAGCGTCCAGGTGCAGCAGGAACGGCCGGAGAAGAGCCCGTATGGCACGCGCTTCACCACGCCCAGTGGCCTGGAGGCCCTGGTGGGCCGCAACAACAAGGAGAACGCCACTCTCACCCACCGGATCGGCCGCAGCCTGGACTGGTGGTTCCACGCGCAGGGCTACCCCGGCAGTCACGTCCTGGTGCGCAGTGGCGGGCGCGACCTGGACCTGCCGGACATCCTGTACGCCGCCCGGCTGGCCGCCGCGAACAGCAAGGCGCGTGGCAGCAGCAACGTCCCGGTGGACTACACCCGCATCAAGCACGTCTGGAAACCACGCGGCGCGCCCGCCGGACAGGTGCACTACACCGACCAGAAGACCGTATTCGTGGACGGCACTCTGCCCGAGTGA
- a CDS encoding YggS family pyridoxal phosphate enzyme, protein MSLPEVLRGIRQAEQVAGRPEGSARLVAVTKGQSFEAIERCVLAHGDFPLGEGRAQELRDKSALHPDQDWHFIGSLQRNKVKYLRHVSLVHSIEAPWQAQAIAQAAQSWGRAPDVLLQVHNGEAQKHGLEASELSGALREVQATGLTVRGLMLMAPDLDDLPTPEREGQLRSLFADTARRAHDLGLAELSMGMSGDYPLAVAAGATLVRVGRSLFT, encoded by the coding sequence ATGAGCCTGCCGGAGGTGCTGCGCGGGATCCGGCAGGCCGAGCAGGTGGCGGGTCGGCCCGAGGGGAGCGCGAGACTGGTCGCCGTGACCAAGGGGCAGTCGTTTGAGGCGATTGAACGGTGTGTCCTCGCGCACGGCGACTTCCCACTGGGTGAGGGCCGCGCGCAGGAGCTGCGGGACAAGTCGGCGCTGCACCCGGATCAGGACTGGCATTTCATCGGGTCCCTGCAACGCAACAAGGTCAAGTACCTGCGGCACGTGTCGCTGGTGCACTCCATTGAGGCGCCGTGGCAGGCGCAGGCTATTGCGCAGGCGGCGCAGAGCTGGGGCCGCGCGCCGGACGTCCTGCTGCAGGTGCACAACGGCGAGGCGCAGAAACATGGCCTTGAGGCGTCCGAACTGAGCGGAGCCCTGCGGGAGGTGCAGGCGACCGGCCTGACGGTGCGGGGCCTGATGCTCATGGCGCCCGATCTGGACGACCTGCCGACCCCCGAGCGGGAGGGGCAGTTGAGGTCCCTGTTTGCGGACACGGCCCGGCGCGCGCATGATCTGGGTCTGGCAGAGTTGAGTATGGGCATGAGCGGGGATTACCCGCTGGCCGTTGCGGCTGGAGCCACCCTGGTTCGGGTGGGAAGGAGTCTGTTCACGTGA
- a CDS encoding BamA/OMP85 family outer membrane protein, with protein sequence MRHPLTLAVTVLLAAPAVAQTAGTVQDVTVVGTSELLANFVRATLSTQTGTPLSGVNLRQVEQEVIATGYFKTAVADLRTVAGKDTLVITVVPNPTIKDVTITGLTFLPADGFKKSVADLLNIAPGATLNNQRIDEAKTALAENFEQEGYPFAPSISADVKTGTDGTVTVNFVVDETAPITRVEVEGVTLLPATKVTEIFKPLYDAKRFNPEAYYGAVQLLQQAYDDAGYVQAGVDVQNSTLESGVLKVRAIEGRVSAVDLEDLGNPTVTLQTRTGQPVSLANLQADVRTLANQTGKPVGFAIQPNPQNPAQVTVLFGSSGVETGPVKAVALQGNTLIPTATLQAVLKTRVGDVYSPQLAQQDFLALRDAYRKQGYEISTRDAITFQDGTLTYNLREVKVAGYELQWQGAHNTKDRVITRELPAPGAAFNRNELNEAIGRIARLGFVRVTTETVRADPQNPESITYVLGVAETKSGIPVNLGLSYDQFNGGFAGDAGYSNNNVFGLGHNLTATLGGQQNEAGQNLVAEVAYAIPWLDIDFLDFRKTPTSVSFGVSSKVYGNNALYSRETDTPARADTGWDYTVRDTGFSVSAGRSLARNLTANVGVGFSYKTYYLEALQSGDKNTVTYKDASGADQTRTFNEADAKALLPETNLTTRLSTGLNYDSTTNGEFPDGGVRASTGVTYSFGRQGDTPLRWTNVSGGASTYYGFGRTLEKDLGLSNKQQVFAVRANAGTVLGVDTAPAGTGYAIGGGSVATPFQLRGLKDGELFGTNYFTTSAEYRYDFGLKAGIAQGLYGVLFADAGTAWGGSATNTDPSLKYGFGAGAQLNLGIGGALLPSLRFDYGFSPQTRTGKFYFRIGNFW encoded by the coding sequence ATGCGACACCCCCTGACGCTCGCCGTGACCGTCCTTCTTGCCGCGCCCGCCGTCGCCCAGACCGCCGGGACCGTGCAGGACGTGACCGTGGTCGGCACCAGTGAACTGCTGGCGAATTTCGTCCGCGCCACCCTCAGCACCCAGACCGGCACCCCCCTGTCCGGCGTGAACCTCCGTCAGGTCGAGCAGGAAGTCATCGCCACCGGCTACTTCAAGACCGCCGTCGCCGACCTGCGCACCGTCGCCGGAAAAGACACGCTGGTCATCACCGTCGTGCCCAACCCCACCATCAAGGACGTCACCATCACCGGCCTGACGTTCCTGCCCGCCGACGGCTTCAAGAAAAGCGTCGCCGACCTGCTGAACATCGCCCCCGGCGCCACCCTGAACAACCAGCGCATCGACGAGGCCAAAACCGCACTCGCCGAGAACTTCGAGCAGGAAGGCTACCCCTTCGCCCCCAGCATCAGCGCCGACGTCAAAACCGGCACGGACGGCACCGTCACCGTGAACTTCGTGGTCGACGAAACCGCCCCCATCACCCGCGTGGAAGTCGAGGGCGTGACCCTGCTGCCCGCCACGAAGGTCACGGAAATCTTCAAACCCCTGTACGACGCCAAACGCTTCAACCCCGAAGCCTACTACGGCGCCGTGCAGCTCCTACAGCAGGCCTACGACGACGCCGGATACGTCCAGGCTGGCGTGGACGTCCAGAACAGCACCCTCGAGAGCGGCGTCCTGAAAGTCCGCGCCATCGAGGGTCGCGTGTCGGCCGTCGACCTCGAGGACCTGGGCAACCCCACCGTCACGCTGCAGACCCGCACCGGACAGCCCGTCAGTCTGGCCAACCTGCAGGCCGACGTCCGCACCCTCGCCAACCAGACCGGCAAACCCGTCGGTTTCGCCATCCAGCCCAACCCGCAGAACCCCGCCCAGGTCACCGTCCTGTTCGGCTCATCCGGCGTCGAGACCGGCCCGGTCAAGGCAGTCGCCCTCCAGGGCAACACCCTGATCCCCACCGCCACCCTGCAGGCCGTCCTGAAGACCAGGGTCGGCGACGTGTACTCCCCGCAGCTGGCCCAGCAGGACTTCCTGGCGCTGCGCGACGCCTACCGCAAGCAGGGCTACGAGATCAGCACCCGCGACGCCATCACCTTCCAGGACGGCACCCTCACCTACAACCTGCGCGAGGTGAAGGTCGCCGGCTACGAACTGCAGTGGCAGGGCGCCCACAACACCAAGGACCGCGTCATCACCCGCGAACTGCCCGCTCCAGGCGCCGCCTTCAACCGGAACGAACTGAACGAGGCGATCGGCCGCATTGCCCGCCTGGGCTTCGTGCGGGTCACGACGGAAACCGTCCGCGCCGACCCGCAGAACCCCGAGAGCATCACCTACGTGCTGGGCGTCGCCGAGACGAAAAGTGGCATTCCCGTCAACCTGGGCCTCAGCTACGACCAGTTCAACGGCGGATTCGCCGGAGACGCCGGGTACTCGAACAACAACGTGTTCGGTCTGGGTCACAACCTGACCGCCACCCTCGGCGGACAGCAGAACGAGGCCGGACAGAACCTCGTGGCCGAGGTGGCGTATGCCATTCCCTGGCTGGACATCGACTTCCTGGACTTCCGGAAAACCCCGACCAGCGTCAGCTTCGGTGTCAGCAGCAAGGTGTATGGCAACAATGCCCTGTACAGCAGGGAAACAGATACTCCGGCACGCGCGGATACCGGCTGGGACTACACCGTGCGCGACACGGGCTTCAGCGTCAGTGCCGGGCGTAGCCTCGCCCGCAACCTCACCGCCAACGTCGGTGTGGGCTTCAGCTACAAGACCTACTACCTCGAAGCGCTCCAGAGCGGCGACAAGAACACCGTCACCTACAAGGACGCCAGCGGCGCCGACCAGACCCGCACCTTCAACGAGGCCGACGCCAAAGCCCTGCTGCCCGAAACCAACCTGACTACCCGACTCTCCACCGGACTGAACTACGACAGCACCACCAACGGCGAATTCCCCGACGGTGGCGTCCGCGCCAGTACCGGCGTGACCTACTCCTTCGGTCGCCAGGGAGACACGCCACTGCGCTGGACCAACGTCAGCGGCGGAGCCAGCACCTACTACGGCTTCGGCCGTACCCTCGAGAAGGACCTGGGTCTGAGTAACAAGCAGCAGGTGTTCGCCGTGCGCGCCAACGCCGGCACGGTCCTGGGCGTCGATACCGCCCCGGCCGGAACCGGGTACGCCATCGGTGGCGGCAGCGTCGCCACGCCCTTCCAGCTGCGCGGCCTGAAGGACGGCGAACTGTTCGGCACGAACTACTTCACCACCAGCGCCGAGTACCGCTACGACTTCGGCCTGAAGGCCGGGATCGCGCAGGGCCTGTACGGCGTGCTGTTCGCCGACGCCGGGACCGCCTGGGGCGGCAGCGCCACGAACACTGACCCCAGCCTGAAGTACGGCTTCGGCGCCGGCGCGCAGCTCAACCTCGGCATTGGCGGGGCGCTGCTGCCCAGCCTGCGCTTCGACTACGGCTTCAGCCCCCAGACCCGCACCGGGAAGTTCTACTTCCGCATCGGGAACTTCTGGTAA
- a CDS encoding Rieske 2Fe-2S domain-containing protein, with protein sequence MSDPATPPPRARRVTRRALLDRWWLLPVAGTVGTFGYMGWYATRVTLGKRTPGEPAFEAAPPQRVAALADLGTDWAEVTFTYAGRPCTLLRLPSPTRGSLGVPGGHLAGFSRVCTHLGCNVNLVRDAEVMAFAFNYRAPGGQEHPQLGCRCHYSVFDPLKAGEAVFGKALAPLPRVRLERRGADVWATGIEAAPEYTG encoded by the coding sequence GTGAGCGACCCCGCGACCCCTCCCCCACGGGCGCGCCGCGTGACGCGCCGGGCGCTGCTGGACCGCTGGTGGCTGCTCCCGGTGGCGGGCACGGTCGGGACGTTCGGGTACATGGGCTGGTACGCCACCAGAGTGACGCTGGGCAAACGCACGCCCGGCGAGCCCGCCTTCGAGGCGGCGCCGCCGCAGCGCGTGGCGGCCCTGGCCGACCTGGGCACCGACTGGGCCGAGGTGACCTTCACGTATGCCGGGCGGCCCTGCACGCTGCTGCGCCTCCCCTCGCCCACGCGCGGGTCGCTGGGGGTGCCGGGGGGGCACCTGGCGGGCTTCTCGCGGGTGTGCACGCACCTGGGCTGCAACGTGAACCTCGTGCGGGACGCCGAGGTGATGGCCTTCGCGTTCAACTACCGCGCGCCCGGCGGGCAGGAGCACCCGCAGCTGGGCTGCCGCTGCCACTACTCGGTGTTCGATCCCCTGAAGGCGGGCGAGGCGGTGTTCGGCAAGGCCCTCGCACCTCTGCCCCGCGTGCGGCTGGAGCGGCGCGGCGCGGACGTCTGGGCGACCGGGATCGAGGCGGCGCCCGAGTACACCGGATGA
- a CDS encoding GNAT family N-acetyltransferase, giving the protein MTELVTFTRGDIQAAAAVVGATARHQEALGRTLWPPDSVTPERLARHYPAPSWHVAWRGGAAVGAFSLLESDPPFWPDDPPGEALYLHKLAVHPACQGQGLAHTLLEHAVQVTRAAGRPWLKLDTAASRPALRGLYETFGFEPVDEREVFGFQVVLYRLPVNRA; this is encoded by the coding sequence ATGACTGAACTCGTGACGTTCACGCGGGGGGACATCCAGGCCGCTGCCGCGGTGGTGGGGGCGACAGCGCGGCATCAGGAGGCGCTGGGCCGCACCCTCTGGCCGCCCGATAGTGTCACGCCCGAGCGGCTGGCGCGGCACTACCCGGCCCCGAGCTGGCACGTCGCGTGGCGGGGCGGCGCGGCGGTCGGGGCGTTCAGCCTGCTGGAATCGGACCCGCCCTTCTGGCCGGACGACCCGCCCGGCGAGGCGCTGTACCTGCACAAGCTGGCCGTTCACCCCGCCTGCCAGGGGCAGGGGCTGGCGCACACGCTGCTGGAGCACGCCGTGCAGGTCACGCGCGCGGCGGGGCGGCCCTGGCTGAAGCTGGATACCGCTGCCAGTCGCCCCGCCCTGCGCGGCCTGTACGAGACCTTCGGCTTCGAGCCGGTGGACGAACGGGAGGTCTTCGGTTTTCAGGTCGTGCTGTACCGCCTGCCGGTGAACCGGGCCTGA
- a CDS encoding carbohydrate kinase family protein → MSLPQNDLPLIVSAGEALTDLVTAGGNAWHAHPGGAGWNVARACASLGVPSAFAGAVGGDNFGDDLTRASQDAGLDLRFLQRVPAPTLMAVVYSANPPAYRFMGENSADLHFDPALLPGSWLGAARWLHVGGISLSRWPLADTLLGLIESARAAGVRISFDPNARITHRHPDYPAVFEQVARRADLMKFSDEDLAFFFPGESEDDVMRRLRGLNAKAPIVITRGAQGASLYHSAGRADLPAAPVQVVDTVGAGDALCAGLLVSATENAGALWTEHLRVGLRAAAAACAHAGAYAPTRADLSLT, encoded by the coding sequence ATGTCCCTGCCCCAGAACGACCTGCCCCTGATTGTCAGCGCCGGTGAGGCCCTGACCGACCTCGTGACTGCCGGCGGGAACGCCTGGCACGCCCACCCCGGCGGGGCCGGGTGGAACGTCGCGCGGGCCTGCGCGTCCCTGGGCGTCCCCAGCGCCTTCGCGGGCGCGGTCGGGGGGGACAACTTCGGGGACGACCTGACCCGCGCCTCGCAGGACGCCGGGCTGGACCTGCGCTTCCTGCAACGCGTGCCCGCCCCCACCCTGATGGCCGTCGTGTACTCCGCGAACCCACCCGCGTACCGGTTCATGGGCGAGAACAGCGCCGACCTGCACTTCGACCCGGCGCTGCTGCCCGGCAGCTGGCTGGGCGCGGCGCGCTGGTTGCACGTGGGAGGCATCAGCCTGTCCCGCTGGCCGCTGGCGGACACCCTGCTGGGCCTGATCGAATCGGCCCGCGCGGCCGGCGTGCGCATCAGCTTCGACCCGAACGCCCGCATCACGCACCGCCACCCGGACTACCCGGCGGTGTTCGAGCAGGTCGCCCGCCGCGCCGACCTGATGAAATTCAGCGACGAGGACCTCGCGTTCTTCTTCCCCGGCGAGTCCGAGGATGACGTCATGCGCCGCCTGCGCGGCCTGAACGCGAAAGCGCCGATCGTGATCACGCGCGGCGCGCAGGGCGCGAGCCTGTACCACAGCGCGGGCCGCGCCGACCTCCCGGCCGCTCCCGTGCAGGTCGTGGACACCGTCGGCGCCGGGGACGCCCTGTGCGCCGGGCTGCTCGTCAGCGCCACCGAGAACGCCGGCGCCCTGTGGACCGAGCACCTGCGGGTGGGCCTGCGGGCCGCCGCCGCCGCCTGCGCCCACGCCGGGGCGTACGCACCCACCCGCGCGGACCTCAGCCTGACCTGA
- a CDS encoding cytochrome P450: MSALTSALPTFALPVADPAFVRDPYPLLARLRTETPVFFDPDMNRVVLTRHADISAVLRDRRFGRSALHRFSRDELGWPLPDSRQANFDAFNSNHLLDSEPPKHTRLRSLVQLAFTPRRVEALSERIEAILDAQLRDLGRQGPFDLVEEYAEPLPVTVIAELLGVPQEHRAQLRPWSASIVKLYEPAPTPADQDEAEQAVLDFSALLRALVAQRRTAPQDDLITALVQAEEGGDRLTEQELVDTCILLLNAGHEASVNGLTAGVLALQRDRGQWEALVAQAHAPDSLSVFRRAVEELLRFDTPLPMFERIVLEPLTLHGADLKPGDRVSLLYASGNRDQDRFDAPDELRLGRDPNPHLTFGLGIHYCLGAPLARLELALSLRALCRALPDLRLVDPQEPGQYTGGFVIRGLARLDVQAG, translated from the coding sequence GTGAGCGCCCTGACCTCTGCCCTGCCGACCTTCGCGCTGCCGGTCGCCGACCCGGCCTTCGTCCGGGACCCGTACCCGCTGCTGGCGCGGCTGCGCACCGAGACGCCGGTGTTCTTCGATCCGGACATGAACCGGGTGGTCCTGACCCGGCACGCGGACATCAGCGCCGTGCTGCGCGACCGCCGGTTCGGGCGCAGCGCCCTGCACCGCTTCTCACGTGACGAGCTCGGCTGGCCGCTGCCGGACTCCCGGCAGGCGAACTTCGATGCCTTCAACAGCAATCACCTGCTGGACAGCGAGCCGCCCAAGCACACGCGCCTGCGTTCACTGGTGCAGCTGGCCTTCACGCCCCGCCGGGTGGAGGCCCTCTCGGAGCGGATCGAGGCGATCCTAGACGCTCAGCTGCGTGACCTGGGGCGGCAGGGGCCGTTCGATCTGGTCGAGGAGTACGCCGAGCCGCTGCCCGTGACGGTCATCGCGGAGCTGCTGGGCGTCCCGCAGGAGCACCGCGCGCAGCTGCGGCCCTGGTCGGCCTCGATCGTGAAGCTGTACGAGCCGGCGCCCACGCCCGCCGATCAGGACGAGGCCGAGCAGGCCGTGCTGGACTTCAGCGCGCTGCTGCGGGCCCTGGTTGCGCAGCGCCGGACCGCCCCACAGGACGACCTGATCACAGCGCTCGTGCAGGCCGAGGAAGGCGGCGACCGCCTGACCGAGCAGGAACTGGTCGACACCTGCATCCTGCTGCTGAACGCCGGGCACGAGGCGAGCGTGAACGGCCTGACGGCGGGCGTGCTGGCCCTGCAGCGCGACCGGGGGCAGTGGGAGGCGCTGGTCGCGCAGGCGCACGCGCCGGACAGCCTGAGCGTGTTCCGCCGGGCGGTCGAGGAACTGCTGCGCTTCGACACGCCGCTGCCGATGTTCGAACGGATCGTGCTGGAACCGCTGACGCTGCACGGCGCCGACCTGAAGCCCGGCGACCGCGTGAGCCTGCTGTACGCCAGCGGGAACCGCGACCAGGATCGCTTCGACGCCCCGGACGAGCTGCGCCTGGGCCGCGACCCCAACCCGCACCTGACGTTCGGGCTGGGCATCCACTACTGCCTGGGCGCGCCGCTGGCGCGGCTGGAACTGGCCCTGAGCCTGCGCGCGCTGTGCCGCGCCCTGCCGGACCTGCGCCTCGTGGACCCGCAGGAGCCGGGGCAGTACACCGGGGGCTTCGTGATCCGCGGGCTGGCGCGGCTGGACGTGCAGGCCGGGTGA